The following are encoded together in the Geobacter sulfurreducens PCA genome:
- a CDS encoding decaprenyl-phosphate phosphoribosyltransferase translates to MIVSFQAFLRICRPLQWLKNLMLFFPPFLSGTIFTPEVAVKGIPAFSAFCLASSAGYILNDIMDSEQDRLHPTKRFRPLPSGVVSPAVATALAGFLVLAGIGVAAITQSPRFLLFLLLYLLVTAIYSLKVKDIPLLDVFCVATGFIIRLEAGGEAFAVPISSWLFLSVFLLALFLSIGKRLTEKHNLGDGAGLHRKSLAGYPDGFLEGAMYLTGGAVLVTYSMYTLSRSHLFYTVPLCCFGLLRYILRVKSGQSGDPTESLLKDIPLLLVSLAWAAIIGWRLYF, encoded by the coding sequence ATGATTGTGAGCTTCCAAGCATTTCTAAGGATCTGTCGTCCTCTCCAATGGCTCAAGAACCTAATGCTCTTTTTCCCTCCCTTCCTTTCCGGGACAATCTTTACCCCGGAAGTCGCAGTCAAGGGGATACCTGCTTTCAGTGCCTTTTGTCTCGCCTCCAGCGCCGGCTACATACTCAATGACATTATGGATAGTGAGCAGGACCGGCTCCATCCGACGAAGCGGTTCCGTCCCCTGCCTTCCGGTGTAGTGAGTCCTGCCGTGGCAACTGCCCTTGCCGGTTTTCTGGTGTTAGCAGGAATCGGGGTTGCGGCAATAACCCAGTCCCCGCGCTTTTTGTTGTTCCTGCTGCTCTATCTCCTGGTCACGGCAATTTATTCCCTTAAGGTCAAAGATATACCCCTTCTTGACGTGTTTTGTGTGGCAACAGGTTTCATCATCCGCCTTGAGGCCGGTGGCGAGGCTTTTGCAGTACCGATATCGAGCTGGCTCTTCCTCAGTGTGTTTCTCCTGGCGCTCTTCCTGAGCATCGGCAAACGCCTTACCGAGAAGCACAACCTGGGAGACGGGGCAGGACTCCATCGCAAGAGTCTGGCCGGCTACCCCGACGGTTTTTTGGAGGGAGCCATGTATTTGACGGGAGGGGCGGTACTTGTCACGTACAGCATGTACACCCTTTCCCGTAGTCATTTGTTTTATACCGTTCCTCTCTGCTGTTTCGGGCTCTTACGGTATATTTTGAGGGTGAAATCAGGTCAGAGCGGGGATCCGACCGAATCGCTCTTGAAAGACATCCCGCTGCTGCTGGTAAGCTTGGCCTGGGCTGCCATCATCGGCTGGCGCCTCTATTTCTAG
- a CDS encoding ABC transporter ATP-binding protein — protein sequence MSNVISVENLGKKYLISHQGREPYTALRDVLTDGARAFYRRLFSPGTSQADAQAEEFWALKDVSFEVKQGDRIGIIGRNGAGKSTLLKILSRITEPTEGRVRIRGRVASLLEVGTGFHPELTGRENIFLNGAILGMNRAEIARKFDEIVAFAEIEKFLDTPVKRYSSGMYVRLAFAVAAHLEPEILIVDEVLAVGDAQFQNKCLGKMEDVSTKEGRTVLFVSHNMGAIDRLCTRAVLLERGRVRLADFTKPVIQMYLDKAKNAISAWSCSTSIPDFDGIFFESISIVNKDRKIAEVLPSNEPFSITLVVNATASLKGVQIAIRITNEQGIPILTTTNCDKAGKLQEISRGRYRYTVSLPASFLPPGYYTLIVASFVPGEKLFDGVEDKLGFCIDDMGSLATLMKDGRLGVVTPLMPWDEVRL from the coding sequence ATGAGCAACGTCATTTCGGTCGAGAACCTCGGTAAAAAATACCTCATCAGCCACCAGGGCAGGGAACCCTACACGGCCCTACGCGACGTGCTTACCGATGGGGCGCGTGCGTTCTACCGCCGGTTGTTTTCGCCCGGAACGAGCCAAGCGGACGCACAGGCCGAGGAGTTTTGGGCGCTGAAGGATGTTTCGTTCGAGGTGAAGCAGGGTGATCGAATTGGTATCATCGGCCGCAACGGGGCTGGGAAGTCGACGCTGCTCAAGATACTGAGCCGTATTACCGAGCCGACAGAGGGGCGCGTCAGGATCAGGGGACGGGTAGCGAGCCTTCTGGAAGTTGGGACCGGCTTTCACCCTGAACTAACCGGACGGGAAAATATTTTTCTGAACGGGGCCATACTCGGTATGAACCGGGCGGAGATCGCCCGCAAGTTTGATGAGATTGTTGCTTTTGCGGAGATTGAGAAGTTTCTCGATACGCCGGTGAAGAGATATTCTTCGGGGATGTACGTACGGCTGGCTTTCGCCGTGGCGGCGCATCTGGAACCAGAGATCCTAATTGTTGATGAGGTGCTGGCGGTAGGGGATGCACAGTTTCAAAATAAATGTCTTGGCAAGATGGAGGATGTATCGACAAAAGAAGGTAGGACGGTGCTGTTTGTAAGTCATAATATGGGGGCTATCGACCGATTGTGTACTCGGGCGGTTCTGCTCGAAAGGGGGCGGGTCCGTCTCGCCGACTTCACAAAGCCCGTGATTCAGATGTACTTGGACAAGGCGAAGAACGCGATATCTGCCTGGAGCTGCTCAACATCAATTCCTGACTTTGATGGGATCTTTTTCGAATCAATTAGCATCGTCAACAAGGACAGAAAGATTGCAGAGGTTTTGCCCTCTAATGAACCATTCTCGATTACCCTTGTGGTCAATGCCACCGCTTCGCTAAAGGGAGTGCAGATCGCCATCAGAATAACCAACGAGCAAGGGATTCCAATTCTCACCACAACCAACTGTGATAAGGCAGGAAAGCTGCAGGAGATCAGCAGGGGGAGGTACCGGTACACAGTTTCTCTTCCGGCAAGTTTTCTGCCACCTGGGTATTACACGCTGATTGTTGCCTCCTTTGTCCCCGGTGAAAAGCTGTTCGACGGCGTTGAAGACAAGCTTGGGTTTTGCATCGATGATATGGGCTCGCTTGCGACTCTGATGAAGGATGGTCGGCTAGGAGTTGTGACCCCCCTGATGCCTTGGGACGAGGTTCGTTTATGA
- a CDS encoding glycosyltransferase — MSCIINFYGRLNVLAGILWSLAQQDFPRSAFEVILVEDRGGSDEGRALAEEFSSRLPIVYAPLDKQYGLMGYSRNFGLERSRGEFILFLDDDTIILQDDFLKTMVAYFDAQPGVSAIMPHGEASFAFVDDRYDFHDPFFMTSRCTAYRRTVLASLGGFMSSFIGQEDVEFVIRFHAAGNRCAAVPQLAYRHPPLYVTNLGKPMAVGSSFYGIRKRYPLVTWLLAVVNCSRHLPLVLAPSRKYREMGRFGLGFLWGVLTAPFRSGSLNYR; from the coding sequence GTGTCCTGCATCATCAATTTCTACGGGCGCCTGAACGTTCTTGCCGGTATTCTCTGGTCCCTTGCCCAGCAGGATTTCCCTCGGTCGGCCTTTGAGGTGATCTTGGTCGAAGATCGCGGAGGCAGCGATGAGGGGAGGGCGCTGGCCGAGGAATTTTCCTCACGCTTGCCCATTGTCTATGCTCCTCTCGACAAACAGTATGGCCTCATGGGGTACTCAAGAAACTTCGGGCTTGAGCGATCGCGGGGAGAATTCATTCTTTTTCTCGACGATGACACCATAATCCTGCAGGACGATTTTCTGAAAACAATGGTGGCCTATTTTGACGCGCAGCCCGGCGTTTCGGCCATAATGCCCCACGGCGAGGCCAGTTTCGCCTTTGTGGACGACCGCTATGATTTTCACGACCCGTTTTTCATGACGAGCCGTTGCACGGCCTATCGCCGCACAGTGCTTGCCTCTCTGGGCGGGTTCATGTCGTCATTCATCGGCCAGGAGGATGTTGAGTTCGTCATCCGTTTCCATGCGGCCGGCAATCGTTGCGCTGCCGTACCGCAACTGGCCTACCGGCATCCGCCGCTCTATGTCACGAACCTCGGCAAACCAATGGCGGTGGGGTCTTCTTTTTATGGGATCAGAAAACGCTATCCGTTGGTTACATGGTTATTGGCGGTGGTCAACTGTTCACGTCATCTGCCGCTGGTGCTGGCGCCATCACGCAAGTACCGGGAAATGGGTCGCTTTGGGCTCGGATTTCTGTGGGGTGTGCTGACGGCCCCCTTTCGCAGCGGTAGCCTTAACTATCGATAG
- a CDS encoding ABC transporter ATP-binding protein, with the protein MGTFINGETAGASAIAIDSISKTYIGKKRVRVEALKDVSLTVGLGEVFGFLGPNGAGKSTTIKCLVGLMRPTKGTATIMGESIPSIASRRNIGYLPENPSFYDYLSAEEYIRFVGSAFQMPADELTRKSEEVLKLLELWDARKRPIRSYSKGMVQRVGLAQVLVHDPDVYILDEPMSGLDPLGRSLVKEIISDLKRRGKTVFFSTHIIDDVEKICDRVGIISGGVLKSVEHVDRILEQGVTGYTITAQNDKGETLILSVDRDGLGDKLTSLATVGCTVSLIEPVRKNLERFFLDIIKESNGPE; encoded by the coding sequence ATGGGTACGTTCATCAATGGTGAGACAGCAGGTGCGTCTGCTATTGCAATAGACAGCATCTCTAAGACCTATATCGGTAAAAAGAGAGTTCGAGTTGAAGCGCTGAAAGATGTTTCACTGACAGTGGGGCTCGGCGAGGTCTTTGGTTTCCTTGGGCCGAACGGCGCGGGGAAGAGCACCACTATTAAGTGCCTTGTGGGCCTCATGCGTCCAACAAAGGGAACTGCTACGATAATGGGAGAAAGCATCCCATCAATTGCTTCACGGCGCAACATCGGGTATTTGCCCGAAAATCCCTCGTTCTATGATTACCTCTCTGCGGAGGAGTATATACGCTTTGTTGGGTCGGCATTCCAGATGCCGGCCGACGAATTGACTCGGAAGAGCGAGGAAGTTCTTAAGCTGCTTGAGCTTTGGGATGCCCGCAAACGTCCAATCCGGAGCTATAGTAAAGGAATGGTCCAGCGCGTTGGTCTGGCCCAAGTGCTCGTTCACGATCCTGATGTGTATATCCTGGATGAGCCCATGAGCGGACTTGACCCTTTGGGGCGTTCGCTGGTGAAGGAGATTATCAGTGACCTGAAGAGGCGGGGGAAAACGGTATTTTTCAGCACTCATATTATTGATGATGTTGAAAAGATTTGCGACCGCGTCGGGATTATTTCCGGTGGGGTTTTGAAAAGCGTCGAGCATGTTGACAGAATATTGGAACAAGGAGTGACGGGCTACACAATAACAGCCCAGAATGACAAAGGAGAAACTCTAATCCTTTCTGTAGATCGTGACGGATTGGGTGACAAGCTGACATCCTTGGCCACGGTAGGTTGTACTGTGTCTCTCATAGAACCTGTCAGAAAAAATCTCGAGAGATTTTTTCTCGACATCATTAAAGAGTCTAACGGGCCGGAATGA
- a CDS encoding ABC transporter permease, whose amino-acid sequence MTQIIVLSVKGIIRDRVLHGVGIVSLFLLFIPSLSSLSMRQVAELSITLSLSFISFLLVVLSIFLGGTQLWKDIERRYTFSVLSLPVSRTSYLLGKYAAVACFIATVCGILLCASLAVIMISSTTHAPDRPVAWDAIVLCVLFDAMKALLLVAFAFLFSTVSTSLFLPIFGTIAIYFAGNASQQVYEYITAGGGQQLPEIMRLTTKILYYVLPNLSAFDLKTYAIYSVPLDLQGLATTSAYFVVYTAIVLLCASMIFSRKEMN is encoded by the coding sequence ATGACACAAATAATCGTACTGTCTGTCAAAGGTATTATAAGGGATAGAGTGCTGCATGGAGTAGGTATAGTTTCGTTGTTTTTACTCTTTATCCCCTCCCTTAGCTCACTGTCCATGCGACAGGTGGCTGAATTATCAATAACACTTTCGCTTTCATTCATATCATTCCTGCTGGTTGTGTTGTCAATCTTTCTTGGCGGAACTCAACTGTGGAAGGATATCGAACGGCGCTACACTTTCAGCGTTCTGAGTCTTCCCGTCAGCCGGACCAGTTACCTGCTTGGGAAATATGCGGCGGTGGCATGCTTTATTGCTACAGTCTGCGGTATTCTGCTGTGTGCATCACTCGCCGTCATCATGATCTCCTCAACCACGCATGCGCCTGATCGGCCTGTGGCCTGGGATGCCATCGTATTGTGCGTTCTATTCGACGCCATGAAAGCACTTCTTCTTGTTGCGTTCGCTTTCCTGTTCTCGACGGTGAGCACCTCGCTCTTTCTTCCTATCTTCGGAACCATCGCTATATATTTTGCCGGTAATGCCAGCCAGCAGGTCTATGAGTACATTACGGCCGGCGGGGGACAGCAGCTTCCAGAGATTATGAGGCTAACGACCAAGATCCTGTACTACGTTCTCCCAAATCTGAGTGCCTTTGACCTGAAAACTTACGCCATTTATTCCGTGCCTCTTGACCTGCAGGGACTTGCCACCACTAGCGCTTACTTCGTTGTTTACACAGCGATTGTCCTCCTCTGCGCCTCCATGATCTTCAGCCGCAAGGAAATGAACTGA
- a CDS encoding ABC transporter permease, producing MQMNPGTGSQAQEEIIIEAGRTEVRYWSDVWRYRELFYFLAWRDILVRYKQTAIGIAWSVLRPLATMVVFTLVFGTFAGLPSQGAPYPVMVFAAMLPWQFFATALAECSNSLVVNSNLLSKVYFPRLIVPSSAIIVCVVDFVISLVLLFLLMSWYGVWPDWRMLTLPLFSLLALLCALGSGLWLAALNVKYRDFRYVVPFIVQFGLYISPVGFSSSVVPERWRLIYSLNPMVGVIDGFRWAILGEGQKLSWDGLALAVAGTAVLLVFGIRYFRQTERAFADII from the coding sequence ATGCAGATGAACCCAGGGACAGGGAGTCAGGCACAAGAAGAGATCATTATCGAGGCGGGGCGGACTGAAGTCCGCTACTGGAGCGATGTCTGGCGCTATCGTGAGCTGTTTTACTTCCTGGCTTGGCGCGACATTCTCGTCCGGTACAAGCAGACGGCCATCGGCATTGCATGGAGCGTACTGCGTCCTCTGGCGACCATGGTTGTCTTTACGCTTGTCTTTGGGACATTTGCCGGTCTTCCCTCTCAGGGTGCACCCTACCCGGTCATGGTTTTCGCTGCCATGCTCCCCTGGCAATTCTTTGCCACAGCCCTCGCCGAATGCAGCAATTCGCTGGTAGTCAACAGCAACCTACTTTCAAAGGTCTACTTCCCCCGACTGATTGTTCCCTCAAGCGCAATCATTGTCTGCGTCGTGGATTTCGTCATCTCGCTTGTCCTGCTTTTCCTGCTCATGAGTTGGTATGGCGTGTGGCCTGACTGGCGTATGCTGACGCTGCCGCTGTTTTCCTTGCTGGCGCTGCTCTGTGCTCTAGGGAGCGGTTTGTGGCTGGCTGCCCTCAATGTCAAATACCGCGATTTCCGCTACGTGGTGCCCTTTATCGTGCAGTTCGGCCTTTATATCTCGCCGGTGGGGTTCAGCAGTTCAGTGGTGCCGGAGCGCTGGCGACTGATCTATTCGCTGAATCCCATGGTGGGCGTGATCGACGGGTTTCGCTGGGCGATTCTTGGTGAAGGGCAGAAACTGAGCTGGGACGGGCTTGCATTGGCGGTCGCCGGCACTGCCGTACTTCTCGTGTTTGGCATTCGATACTTCAGACAAACCGAACGTGCCTTCGCCGATATTATCTGA